One genomic region from Blastococcus sp. Marseille-P5729 encodes:
- a CDS encoding acyl-CoA thioesterase II, which produces MSHPDRNDSLAEILKLETIDLGLYRTTYHFEEKFPLYGGQVAAQAILAAGRTVSDDRQPHSMHCYFLRGGNPAKPVVFHVANDFDGGSFSSRRVIAVQDGEVIFNCTVSFHRHNEGPDLQAVQPQPIGDPDALRDWDAKRLHSIQMKEPERDNPNNFWPKDFLARVTADLGDDPMMHAAGLMYLTDAGSGLAEIRTQDVGFLSTIDHTVWLHRIPDITKWALFNYRPRRTGGGRGLYTGSVFDGDGQLIATVAQECLFRYQRPKADA; this is translated from the coding sequence ATGAGCCACCCCGACCGCAACGACAGCCTCGCGGAGATCCTCAAGCTCGAGACCATCGATCTCGGCCTCTACCGCACCACCTATCACTTCGAGGAAAAGTTCCCGCTCTACGGCGGGCAGGTCGCGGCGCAGGCGATCCTGGCGGCGGGGCGCACGGTCAGCGACGACCGGCAGCCGCACTCCATGCACTGCTACTTTCTCCGCGGCGGAAACCCCGCGAAGCCGGTGGTCTTCCACGTGGCCAACGACTTCGACGGCGGTTCGTTCTCCTCCCGGCGGGTGATCGCCGTGCAGGACGGCGAGGTCATCTTCAACTGCACGGTCAGCTTCCACCGGCACAACGAGGGCCCGGATCTCCAGGCGGTCCAGCCGCAGCCGATTGGCGACCCCGACGCGCTGCGCGACTGGGATGCCAAGCGGCTGCACTCGATCCAGATGAAGGAGCCTGAGCGCGACAACCCCAACAACTTCTGGCCGAAGGACTTCCTCGCGCGCGTCACCGCCGACCTCGGCGACGACCCGATGATGCATGCCGCCGGGCTCATGTACCTCACCGACGCCGGCAGCGGCCTGGCGGAGATCAGGACCCAGGACGTCGGGTTCCTCTCGACGATCGATCACACGGTCTGGCTGCACCGCATTCCCGACATCACGAAGTGGGCGCTGTTCAACTACCGCCCTCGGCGTACCGGCGGCGGCCGCGGGCTGTACACCGGATCGGTGTTCGACGGCGACGGGCAGCTGATCGCCACCGTCGCGCAGGAATGCCTGTTCCGCTACCAGCGGCCGAAGGCGGACGCATGA
- a CDS encoding LLM class F420-dependent oxidoreductase, which translates to MRLGLGTGYWSSGPPEGVEQAVAQAEQLGFDSLWTAEAYGSDALTPLAWWGARTSRLRLGTSVCQMSARTPTALAMAALTMDHLSGGRVIVGIGASGPQVVEGWYGQPYPRPLERTREYVEIMRAVWRRDEPVSHHGKHYQLPYAGGAGLGKPLKSTVHPLRTDIPVFLGAEGPKNVALAAEIADGWIPLWFSPKSDAFYRAALAEGFARDGARHDAGSFDVASMAWIIEHEDVDVAASFLKPAVALYAGGMGAKQVNFHKDVFARMGWGEVVEEVQELYLAGRSKDAAQVIPTAMVEDVALIGPAEKIVEDYQRRWRDTCLTTLILHGIPKGPNGARILDAIRE; encoded by the coding sequence ATGAGACTCGGACTCGGCACGGGCTACTGGTCCTCGGGCCCGCCCGAGGGAGTGGAGCAGGCCGTCGCGCAGGCCGAGCAGCTCGGTTTCGACAGCCTGTGGACCGCCGAGGCCTACGGCTCCGACGCCCTGACGCCGCTTGCCTGGTGGGGTGCCCGCACCTCCCGGCTGCGGCTGGGCACCTCGGTGTGCCAGATGTCCGCCCGCACCCCTACGGCGCTGGCGATGGCCGCGCTCACCATGGACCACCTCAGCGGCGGACGGGTGATCGTCGGCATCGGAGCCTCCGGCCCTCAGGTGGTCGAGGGGTGGTACGGCCAGCCCTACCCGAGGCCGCTGGAGCGCACCCGCGAGTACGTCGAGATCATGCGCGCGGTGTGGCGGCGCGACGAGCCGGTCAGCCACCACGGCAAGCACTACCAGCTGCCGTACGCCGGGGGAGCGGGGCTCGGCAAGCCGCTGAAGTCGACCGTGCACCCGCTGCGTACCGACATCCCGGTGTTCCTCGGCGCCGAAGGTCCCAAGAACGTGGCCCTCGCCGCCGAGATCGCCGACGGCTGGATCCCGTTGTGGTTCTCGCCGAAGTCCGACGCGTTTTACCGCGCAGCCCTCGCTGAGGGCTTCGCGCGCGACGGTGCACGGCACGACGCGGGCAGTTTCGATGTCGCGAGCATGGCGTGGATCATCGAGCACGAGGACGTCGACGTCGCCGCCTCGTTCCTCAAGCCGGCCGTCGCGCTGTACGCGGGCGGCATGGGTGCCAAGCAGGTCAACTTCCACAAGGACGTCTTCGCTCGCATGGGCTGGGGCGAGGTGGTCGAGGAGGTGCAGGAGCTCTACCTCGCCGGCCGGTCCAAGGACGCCGCGCAAGTGATCCCGACCGCTATGGTCGAGGACGTCGCGTTGATCGGGCCGGCCGAGAAGATCGTCGAGGACTACCAGCGCCGGTGGCGCGACACCTGCCTCACGACGCTCATCCTGCACGGCATCCCGAAGGGCCCCAACGGCGCTCGGATCCTCGACGCCATCCGCGAGTAG
- a CDS encoding DUF4126 domain-containing protein: protein MGVELLPSVLTSGWASGVNAYAAVLVLGLMSRFGDATAIPAGLGSTWVLTIAGVLFLVEMVADKVPYVDSIWDGVHTFIRPVVGAGLGYLLAKDVGGYEAVAATLGGGAVALASHGVKSTSRAAINTSPEPVSNITMSTAEDVTVLGILALAVSQPWVAAAICIVLLIAGAAVIWYVISRVRSYRERRRQRRLSLGEVLRQRIVLDDEPETAARREPR, encoded by the coding sequence ATGGGAGTCGAGCTGCTGCCATCGGTGCTCACCTCGGGATGGGCCAGCGGAGTCAACGCGTACGCCGCCGTCCTGGTCCTCGGGCTGATGAGCCGCTTCGGCGACGCCACCGCGATACCTGCCGGGCTCGGCAGCACCTGGGTGCTCACGATCGCGGGCGTGCTCTTCCTGGTCGAGATGGTCGCCGACAAGGTCCCGTACGTCGACTCGATCTGGGACGGCGTCCACACCTTCATCCGGCCGGTCGTGGGCGCCGGACTCGGATATCTGCTGGCCAAGGACGTCGGCGGGTACGAGGCCGTGGCGGCCACCCTGGGTGGCGGCGCGGTCGCGTTGGCCAGTCATGGTGTAAAGTCGACAAGTCGGGCGGCAATCAACACCTCGCCCGAACCGGTCAGCAACATCACGATGAGCACCGCAGAGGACGTCACGGTCCTCGGCATCCTGGCGCTTGCTGTATCGCAGCCGTGGGTCGCTGCTGCAATCTGCATCGTGCTGCTGATCGCCGGGGCAGCGGTGATCTGGTACGTAATCAGCCGGGTGCGCAGCTACCGCGAACGCCGGCGACAGCGCAGGCTCAGCCTCGGCGAGGTGCTCCGCCAGCGGATCGTGCTCGATGACGAGCCGGAGACGGCCGCCCGGCGCGAACCGAGATAA